In one window of Anastrepha obliqua isolate idAnaObli1 unplaced genomic scaffold, idAnaObli1_1.0 ptg000009l, whole genome shotgun sequence DNA:
- the LOC129251198 gene encoding uncharacterized protein LOC129251198 yields the protein MTSDNGTNFVGAEKELRIAFQQCMADIKLRSFFADSNIEWCFNPPAAPHMGGYWETGVKRVKYQLKRILGEVPLSYEEFNTLLTEIEACANSRPLCDNSEAAGDLEVLTPGHFIVGEPLKSIPEPEGQGFRGNLCQRWQAISAMRQHFWRRWRDEYLVSLQRRIKWFRSSRNIEEGDVVAVFNEPNPPTKWTIARVIKCHHGTDGRVRVVTLKTPHGELVRPIVKLCLLPTKGDLFHEETNNLS from the coding sequence ATGACATCAGATAACGGTACAAATTTCGTTGGAGCCGAGAAGGAGTTGCGCATTGCATTTCAACAGTGCATGGCTGATATTAAACTTCGCTCTTTCTTTGCGGATTCGAATATCGAATGGTGTTTTAATCCACCGGCTGCACCCCATATGGGAGGTTACTGGGAGACTGGAGTCAAACGTGTCAAGTATCAATTAAAACGCATACTAGGAGAAGTTCCACTATCATACGAAGAGTTCAACACACTTTTGACTGAAATAGAAGCTTGCGCAAACTCTCGCCCACTCTGTGACAACTCTGAAGCTGCTGGTGACTTAGAAGTTCTAACTCCCGGACATTTCATAGTCGGTGAACCGCTTAAGTCAATACCGGAACCTGAGGGTCAAGGGTTTCGTGGAAATCTTTGTCAGCGatggcaagcaatttctgccatgagacaaCATTTCTGGCGTCGTTGGAGAGACGAGTACCTCGTGAGCTTACAACGCCGCATCAAGTGGTTTCGTTCTTCACGCAACATTGAAGAAGGGGATGTGGTTGCTGTTTTCAACGAGCCTAATCCTCCGACGAAGTGGACGATTGCACGAGTGATCAAATGCCATCATGGTACCGatggacgcgtaagagtagttacGTTGAAAACACCGCATGGCGAATTGGTTCGCCCTATAGTCAAACTTTGCCTTTTGCCAACGAAAGGAGATTTATTTCATGAAGAAACTAATAACTTATCGTAA